One window of the Granulicella arctica genome contains the following:
- a CDS encoding cytochrome P450: MAKEEALSNVAEEHRSSFPAGPSLFGRLRIGKLFAVDSPEGLQQNKDIYGDVLSFRTPYGYRQFQFNHPDDIQDLLIGDASRHSRGIVLRRARGILGDGLLTSEDPIHIRQRKLAQPAFHRSRIAGYGATIVRITEEMTARWEDGASIEAHEEMVALTLRITSRCLLGTDVRPDIQTFVDSMKTFNDYLPYALLPGATLLEKLPIGPMPGMKRALTALDALIYGIIGERRREEADGREPKDDLLAMLLGAKDDEGRMDDRQARDEALTILMAGHETTASALTFALWLIAKHPDVQERMREQVFDGIGDAAPRAGDYPKLGYVARVFAESMRMYPPAWISARTAMEDYTMRSGLFIPKGSALVTSPTVVQHDARFYPEPERFDPERFTDQAKAARPKFAYFPFGGGTRQCIGEGFAWMEAVLMLATVVQHWRLSLPEGSPEDLELLPRFTIRPKHAVPLRLERLSGRV; encoded by the coding sequence TTGGCGAAGGAAGAGGCATTATCCAACGTTGCTGAAGAACACCGTTCCAGCTTCCCCGCAGGTCCTTCACTCTTTGGACGCCTACGAATCGGGAAGCTCTTCGCAGTTGATTCGCCGGAAGGTCTCCAACAGAACAAAGATATCTATGGGGACGTGCTGAGCTTCCGTACCCCCTACGGCTACCGCCAGTTTCAGTTTAATCATCCTGACGATATTCAGGACTTACTTATTGGCGATGCGTCGCGTCATAGTCGCGGCATCGTTCTGCGGCGGGCGCGAGGGATTCTCGGCGACGGATTGCTGACAAGTGAGGACCCAATTCATATTCGGCAGCGTAAGCTTGCGCAGCCTGCCTTTCACAGATCGCGCATTGCTGGTTATGGTGCAACGATCGTCCGGATCACGGAAGAGATGACGGCCAGGTGGGAGGATGGCGCGAGCATCGAGGCGCATGAGGAGATGGTCGCGCTAACGTTGCGGATCACCAGTCGCTGCCTGCTCGGGACCGATGTCCGCCCCGATATCCAGACCTTTGTCGATTCAATGAAGACCTTTAACGACTATCTGCCGTACGCTCTGCTGCCTGGAGCGACGCTGCTCGAGAAGCTGCCAATTGGGCCGATGCCTGGCATGAAGCGAGCGCTTACGGCGCTCGACGCTCTAATCTACGGGATTATCGGCGAGCGACGCCGGGAAGAAGCGGATGGTCGGGAGCCGAAGGATGACCTGCTCGCCATGCTGCTGGGCGCGAAGGATGATGAGGGGCGCATGGACGATCGGCAAGCTCGGGACGAGGCGTTGACGATCCTGATGGCTGGGCACGAGACGACCGCGAGCGCGCTTACCTTTGCGCTCTGGCTGATTGCGAAGCATCCTGACGTGCAGGAGCGAATGCGGGAGCAGGTGTTTGACGGGATTGGAGATGCCGCGCCGAGGGCGGGTGACTATCCGAAGCTAGGCTATGTTGCGCGGGTGTTTGCGGAGTCGATGCGGATGTATCCTCCGGCATGGATCAGCGCACGAACGGCTATGGAGGATTACACGATGCGCTCAGGGCTGTTTATTCCGAAGGGATCGGCTCTTGTGACTTCGCCGACCGTGGTTCAGCATGATGCGCGATTTTATCCCGAGCCGGAACGCTTCGATCCGGAGCGCTTCACCGACCAGGCCAAGGCGGCACGGCCCAAGTTCGCTTACTTCCCATTCGGCGGGGGAACGCGCCAGTGCATTGGCGAGGGCTTTGCGTGGATGGAGGCAGTGTTGATGCTGGCCACGGTGGTGCAGCATTGGCGGCTGTCGCTGCCAGAGGGATCGCCGGAGGATCTTGAGTTGCTGCCTCGCTTCACGATCCGTCCAAAGCATGCGGTACCGCTCAGACTGGAACGCCTGAGCGGTAGGGTTTAG
- a CDS encoding aldolase produces the protein MRERDVTVVEKGSERSASGIGLSVAIREVLADDDPLRCKWVLSERAVFYPLGFAIEIVTNEREVLEIASRCWGNAGQLYAGQMFRIEIRVGDSKDGGCPPTPVMRASRHLVSIVADLSNHAACDLIAKFSTTYLSRNTLKHHDYLHYYFLDPVANLLVGMSHAVGLHAACVSLKGFGVLLNGPSGAGKSSLAYACARAGWIYTSDDGSFLVDDATAVRVVGNSRQVRFRPSARDLFPEIGHYDLTPRAAGKPSIEIPTLHFPWMLTSREALVGAAIFLRRQPIEAAELVLLPAGTAYRSFYEELFPVPEVRYLQSRVLQHLAKIDAYELRYEDIDQAVVCLRELVQRSTKT, from the coding sequence ATGCGAGAAAGGGATGTCACTGTGGTTGAGAAAGGTTCAGAGCGAAGTGCCTCCGGGATCGGACTATCTGTAGCAATTAGAGAAGTTCTAGCTGACGATGATCCATTACGCTGCAAATGGGTCTTGTCCGAGAGAGCCGTGTTTTATCCACTTGGCTTTGCTATAGAGATTGTGACCAATGAGCGTGAGGTTCTGGAGATAGCCAGTCGGTGCTGGGGAAATGCGGGACAGCTATATGCGGGGCAAATGTTTCGGATCGAGATACGGGTCGGTGACAGTAAAGATGGCGGATGCCCTCCGACTCCTGTTATGCGGGCAAGTCGTCATCTAGTCTCGATTGTTGCAGATCTAAGCAATCACGCTGCTTGTGACCTGATAGCCAAATTTTCTACGACTTATCTCAGCCGCAACACCCTCAAGCATCATGATTATCTTCATTATTACTTTCTTGATCCCGTTGCAAATCTTCTTGTGGGCATGTCTCATGCTGTCGGGTTACACGCTGCTTGTGTCAGTCTTAAGGGGTTTGGCGTGTTGCTTAACGGGCCTTCCGGGGCGGGTAAATCTTCGCTGGCGTACGCATGCGCCAGGGCGGGGTGGATCTACACTTCAGATGATGGAAGCTTTCTAGTCGATGATGCTACCGCAGTGCGTGTTGTTGGCAACTCTCGCCAAGTGCGCTTTCGTCCATCTGCGCGTGATCTCTTTCCAGAGATAGGTCACTACGACCTTACACCGCGTGCGGCCGGTAAACCATCGATCGAGATTCCAACTTTACACTTCCCATGGATGCTCACTTCGCGGGAGGCTTTAGTAGGAGCCGCCATCTTTCTCAGGCGACAGCCAATCGAGGCTGCCGAGCTTGTGTTGCTTCCCGCTGGCACAGCATATAGGTCTTTTTACGAGGAGCTCTTTCCTGTACCTGAGGTGCGCTATCTGCAGTCTCGTGTGCTGCAGCATCTTGCAAAGATTGATGCCTATGAATTGCGATATGAGGATATCGATCAAGCGGTAGTCTGCCTCAGGGAATTGGTTCAGCGGTCAACCAAGACTTAG
- a CDS encoding WecB/TagA/CpsF family glycosyltransferase, with protein MILCTEDKKANVLGVSIDAVDMEGALTRLAYSLRHRLKGYVCLVGVHGVMECKRNPVLANIINNASLTAPDGMPTVWVGRHQGHAGMRRVTGPDLMLEVISREEFRGYSHFLCGGKEGIAVELRAQLEKRFPSVKVVGTFMPPFEAMSLAQEEAFVSSVNLLRPDIVWVGISTPKQEHFMSRYLPLLDTTLMFAVGAAFDFHTGRIADCSEWIKQAGFQWLHRFFQDPKHLWKRYLMNVPAFLFHISLQLTGFKSYEANRMLEQGRKTHTSEGVGVGSARP; from the coding sequence ATGATCCTTTGTACTGAAGACAAGAAAGCGAACGTGCTTGGTGTCTCTATAGATGCCGTCGACATGGAGGGGGCTTTGACGCGTTTAGCGTATAGCTTGAGACATCGTCTTAAGGGATACGTTTGCCTTGTGGGCGTCCACGGTGTAATGGAATGCAAACGAAATCCGGTTCTGGCGAACATTATTAATAATGCAAGCCTGACTGCTCCAGATGGTATGCCCACAGTTTGGGTCGGTCGCCATCAGGGACACGCGGGGATGAGGCGTGTTACTGGGCCGGACCTTATGCTTGAGGTTATCTCAAGGGAAGAGTTCCGAGGTTACTCTCATTTTCTGTGCGGAGGTAAAGAGGGTATAGCCGTGGAACTTCGAGCACAATTGGAAAAGAGATTCCCATCTGTAAAAGTTGTAGGGACCTTCATGCCTCCCTTTGAGGCAATGTCCTTAGCTCAGGAGGAGGCATTTGTCTCTTCGGTCAATCTTCTTCGACCTGACATCGTGTGGGTAGGTATAAGTACTCCGAAACAAGAGCACTTTATGAGCCGCTATCTGCCACTACTAGACACCACTTTGATGTTTGCTGTGGGAGCGGCTTTTGATTTTCACACGGGTCGCATAGCTGATTGTTCTGAATGGATCAAGCAAGCGGGTTTCCAGTGGCTGCACCGTTTCTTCCAGGATCCCAAACACCTTTGGAAGAGATACCTGATGAACGTTCCTGCGTTTCTCTTTCACATATCGTTACAACTTACAGGGTTCAAATCCTATGAGGCTAATCGGATGCTGGAGCAGGGTAGAAAGACCCACACGTCCGAAGGTGTGGGCGTTGGTTCTGCGCGGCCCTAG
- a CDS encoding glycosyltransferase family 4 protein, with product MKVMVVAVSSTGHLSGIPRHAVNIVLGLLTCSEISEINLVAAEWQMPSLLQSMPTLDPRLRLHPVFIAKSSLKRNFWYYFELPKLALALEPEIVHLAYPVPHRNQSFTCPVVVSLHDLYPYDIPANFGFPKVFANRIILRQCLCSVNAIACVSESTARRLEEITDRSLVFKTKVVYNSVDLCERTEFSHHCSAIVSTNPFILCVAQHRRNKNICFALEIFRELISRSQFPANMLLVLIGMEGPETRSIQKLVQLLKLEKRVVFLCDVSDAELGWFYDKCRFLLAPSLVEGFGMPIVEAIIHGTQVVCSDIAAFREVGASYCNYVPLDDSAEQCFVDTCLDVLDRPPLPVPLVERFSLAHIAQSYLDLYECLIAEGKERGWHGAPARSVQEGANDPLY from the coding sequence ATGAAAGTGATGGTTGTCGCGGTCTCTTCCACTGGTCATCTGTCTGGTATACCGCGTCATGCTGTAAATATTGTTTTGGGTCTACTGACATGCTCCGAGATTTCTGAAATTAATTTGGTTGCTGCGGAGTGGCAGATGCCTTCACTGTTACAGTCAATGCCAACGCTGGACCCTCGATTGCGTTTGCATCCTGTCTTCATAGCAAAATCTTCGCTGAAACGAAATTTCTGGTATTACTTTGAATTGCCAAAATTGGCTCTAGCGCTAGAACCGGAGATAGTGCATCTTGCTTACCCTGTACCCCATAGGAACCAGAGCTTTACCTGTCCGGTGGTTGTTTCACTACATGATCTCTATCCCTATGATATTCCAGCGAACTTTGGCTTTCCTAAAGTATTTGCAAACCGAATCATTCTTCGACAGTGTCTTTGTTCTGTAAATGCTATTGCCTGTGTCTCAGAGAGCACTGCGAGACGCTTGGAGGAGATTACGGACAGGAGCCTCGTCTTTAAAACGAAAGTTGTCTACAACAGTGTTGATCTGTGTGAGCGCACTGAGTTTTCTCATCATTGCTCAGCTATCGTGAGTACGAATCCATTTATTCTGTGTGTGGCACAGCACCGGCGCAATAAAAATATCTGCTTTGCTTTAGAGATCTTCAGGGAGCTCATCTCTAGAAGCCAGTTCCCAGCAAATATGCTTCTTGTTTTGATTGGTATGGAGGGTCCAGAAACTAGAAGTATTCAGAAATTGGTTCAACTCTTGAAGTTGGAGAAAAGAGTTGTTTTTCTCTGTGATGTCTCGGATGCAGAGCTGGGTTGGTTTTACGATAAATGTAGATTTCTGCTTGCTCCTTCCCTGGTGGAAGGGTTTGGAATGCCAATAGTTGAGGCGATAATTCATGGAACTCAGGTTGTTTGCTCCGATATAGCTGCGTTTCGGGAAGTTGGAGCTTCCTACTGCAATTATGTTCCGTTGGATGACTCAGCCGAACAGTGTTTTGTTGATACCTGCCTTGATGTTTTAGATAGACCACCATTGCCGGTGCCTCTTGTAGAGCGGTTTTCGCTGGCGCACATCGCTCAAAGCTACCTGGATTTGTATGAGTGCCTTATCGCTGAGGGAAAAGAAAGAGGATGGCACGGGGCACCGGCCCGATCGGTGCAAGAGGGCGCAAATGATCCTTTGTACTGA